The genomic region TTCCCACGACGTGGCTAGAGATCACGTTAAGTGAAGGTAGGAATCGACAAGTCAGGCGTATGACGGCCCATGTGGGCTTTCCAACTTTGCGCTTAATTAGAAAAAGTGTCGGTCATTATCAGCTGGGCGATCTGCAACCAGGACAGTATCGTATTATCCGTAAACAATTAGCCGATAAAATTCGTTGATAAATCAAAAGGCAGGCCATGTCCCAATTTAAACCAAACGCCACTATCGCAGCCATCATTCATTGCAATAACAAGTTTTTACTTGTTGAAGAAATTGATAATGGCAAACGCGTACTCAACCAACCTGCAGGGCATATGGAAGCCGGTGAAAGTATTGTTCAAACCTTTGAACGAGAAGTACGCGAGGAAACCGGATTACAACTTACTGCCGATAGCTTGTCAGGCATTTACTACAATCACCGTGCTGATCTTGATATTTACTATTTGCGCTTTGCCTTTGTGGTAGAGCTCGCCGAGCAAGTTCAGGGCACACCAGAAGACAGTGATATCATCACCACGCACTGGTTAAGCTACCAAGAAATCATCGACAGAGCGGACGAAATGCGAAGTATCATGGTTAAAAAATGCATCGATGATTACCTTACAGGGCAGCGTTATCCACTCGATATTCTAAAAAATCATTTATAGTGTTAACCGGTCGATTTAACATCACTTTGCGTTGTTGACGCATTAATAGGCCCATAACAAACAACTTTACGAAAATTAACATAGAAACCTAGAAAATTTAATGTCGTTTTAAGCTTTGTATGTTAAAATGCGCGCCATTTTTACTAGCCGTGGAACTATATCTCCTTGAACAGCGACTCAAATACAGATAACAGCCAAATTAAAGTTATCGTCGGTATGTCCGGCGGTGTTGATTCATCCGTTTCTGCCTACTTGCTTAAACAGCAAGGCTATCAGGTAGAAGGCCTTTTCATGAAAAACTGGGAAGAAGATGACGACGATGAATACTGTGCTGCAGCAGAAGACCTAAAAGACGCGCAACTTGTTTGCGATAAGTTAGGGATTGAATTGCACACCATTAATTTCGCTGCTGAATACTGGGATAACGTCTTTGAATATTTCCTTGAGGAATACAAAGCCGGTCGCACACCAAATCCTGACATCATGTGTAATAAGGAAATTAAGTTCAAGGCATTTTTAGAATTTGCTTGTGAAGACTTAGGCGCGGATTACATTGCGACTGGTCATTACGTGCAACGTCGTCAAAACGACAACGGCCAATATGAAATGCTACGTGGTCTGGATAACAACAAAGACCAGAGTTACTTCTTATATACCTTAAGTCATGAGCAAGTCGCCCGCACTCTATTTCCAGTAGGTCATATTGAAAAGCCAGAAGTTCGTGCAATCGCTGAACGTGAAGGTCTTGTGACCCACGATAAAAAGGACTCGACTGGTATTTGTTTTATTGGCGAGCGCAAGTTCCGCGATTTCTTAGGTCGTTATTTACCAGCGCAACCTGGTAAAATTGAAACGGCTGAAGGCAAAGAAGTTGGTGAACACCAAGGATTGATGTACCACACGTTAGGTCAACGCAAAGGCTTATTAATTGGTGGTATGGCGGATGCCGGTGACGAACCATGGTACGTTGTCGATAAAGACTTAAAACGTAACGTGTTAATCGTTGGCCAAGGTAAAAATCACCCACGCTTATTCTCAACCGGATTAATCGCTTCACAGCTTCACTGGGTTGATCGTCAAGCTGTGAACATCGGCCAAAGTTTTAGCTGTACAGTAAAAACGCGCTATCGCCAAGCCGATGTGGCGTGTACCGTAACACGCGTTGATGAACAAAACTACCGCGTAATGTTTGACCAGCCGCAAAGCTCAGTAACACCAGGTCAATCAGTGGTATTTTATCAAAATGAGGTTTGTCTTGGTGGTGGTATCATCGACACCTTGATCCGCGAATAAATATAAATAACAACATAAAATCGGACGCAATGAGTATTGAACAACAATCGTTAACGTTTGCAGCAATATGTCAAGCTGCAGCAATGGTACAAGGTATTGCTCGTAAAAATCATTTAAATGACGAGCAGTTTGCTCTGATGCTGAACAGTATCATCAACACCTCGCCTGATAACACACTTGATGTCTATGGTGGTGACGTAGCGAACCTAACTGACGGCCTAAAACTGATTGCCAGTCAGTTAGGTGATACTAATGCGGCAAAAGACCCTGAAATCACTCGCTATATTGTCAGCATCTTAAATATTGAACGCCGCTTAGCTCGTAACAAGCGGGTGATGCAACAACTTGGTGAACGTATAGAACAGTGCCAGCGTCAGCTACAACATTATGCGATTGACTCTGATGTGATGCAAAATGCATTTGCTAGCATCTATACCGATCTCATCAGTCCGCTTGCTCCGCCTATTCAGGTAGCGGGCGAACCAACAATTTTAAAACAACAAGGCAACCAACACCGAATTCGCGCACTGTTACTCGCAGCAGTTCGTGCAGCGGTATTATGGCGCCAAGTTGGTGGTAAGCGACGTACCATACTATTTAGTCGCCGCAAGTTCGTCGCTGCGGCACAACAACTCTTAAAATATTAATATCAACCTATCATTTTTGGGATAACCTATGGAACTTTCAAGTATTAGTGCAATTTCACCGGTAGACGGTCGCTATGGTAGCAAAGTTAAGGCCTTGCGCCCTATCTTCAGCGAATTCGGTCTGATCAAATACCGTGTCACAGTTGAAGTGCGCTGGTTACAAAAACTTGCTCAAACGGCTGAAATTGCTGAAGTACCAGCTTTTTCTGACGAAGCAAATGCCGTATTAAACGCCATTGTCGAGAACTTCTCTGAACAAGACGCTGCGCGTGTTAAAGAAATTGAAGCGACCACCAATCACGATGTGAAAGCGGTTGAATATTTATTAAAAGAAAAAGTTGCTAACAACGCTGAGCTTGCTGCGGTATCTGAGTTCATTCACTTTGCTTGTACCTCGGAAGATATCAATAACCTATCTCATGCGTTAATGCTTAAAGAAGCACGCGAGCAAGTTATTTTACCCGTTATGGACGAAGTTCTAGCTGCGTTGAAAAAACTGGCACTAGAGTACCAATCAATTCCAATGATGGCACGTACTCATGGTCAGCCAGCTAGCCCTACAACCATGGGTAAAGAAATGGCCAACGTTTACGTACGCTTATTACGTCAACGCGATCAAATCGCTAACGTTGAGCTATTAGGTAAGATCAATGGTGCAGTCGGTAACTACAACGCGCACTTATCAGCATACCCAGAAGTAAACTGGCACGAGTTCTCGGAATCATTCGTAACATCACTAGGTATTACCTGGAATGCGTTTACCACACAAATCGAGCCACACGATTACATCGCTGAATTATTTGACGCGGTAGCGCGTTTTAATACCATATTAATCGATTTTGATCGTGATATTTGGGCATACATCGCCCTTGGTCACTTCAAACAAAAAACGGTTGCTGGTGAAATTGGTTCTTCAACCATGCCACACAAAGTTAACCCGATTGATTTTGAAAACTCAGAGGGTAACTTAGGTATCGCTAACGCCCTATTCGCTCACCTAGCGCAAAAGCTACCTGTTTCTCGCTGGCAGCGTGACCTGACTGACTCAACGGTACTTCGTAACCTAGGTGTTGGTTTTGCACACTCTTTAATTTCTTACCAAGC from Thalassotalea sp. Sam97 harbors:
- a CDS encoding NUDIX hydrolase → MSQFKPNATIAAIIHCNNKFLLVEEIDNGKRVLNQPAGHMEAGESIVQTFEREVREETGLQLTADSLSGIYYNHRADLDIYYLRFAFVVELAEQVQGTPEDSDIITTHWLSYQEIIDRADEMRSIMVKKCIDDYLTGQRYPLDILKNHL
- the hflD gene encoding high frequency lysogenization protein HflD, which encodes MSIEQQSLTFAAICQAAAMVQGIARKNHLNDEQFALMLNSIINTSPDNTLDVYGGDVANLTDGLKLIASQLGDTNAAKDPEITRYIVSILNIERRLARNKRVMQQLGERIEQCQRQLQHYAIDSDVMQNAFASIYTDLISPLAPPIQVAGEPTILKQQGNQHRIRALLLAAVRAAVLWRQVGGKRRTILFSRRKFVAAAQQLLKY
- the purB gene encoding adenylosuccinate lyase; the encoded protein is MELSSISAISPVDGRYGSKVKALRPIFSEFGLIKYRVTVEVRWLQKLAQTAEIAEVPAFSDEANAVLNAIVENFSEQDAARVKEIEATTNHDVKAVEYLLKEKVANNAELAAVSEFIHFACTSEDINNLSHALMLKEAREQVILPVMDEVLAALKKLALEYQSIPMMARTHGQPASPTTMGKEMANVYVRLLRQRDQIANVELLGKINGAVGNYNAHLSAYPEVNWHEFSESFVTSLGITWNAFTTQIEPHDYIAELFDAVARFNTILIDFDRDIWAYIALGHFKQKTVAGEIGSSTMPHKVNPIDFENSEGNLGIANALFAHLAQKLPVSRWQRDLTDSTVLRNLGVGFAHSLISYQATLKGISKLEVNEKSLATELDQNWELLAEPIQTVMRRYGIEKPYEKLKELTRGKRVDADSMRAFIDTLDMPQDAKDELKKLTPASYIGRAIEFIAEI
- the mnmA gene encoding tRNA 2-thiouridine(34) synthase MnmA, yielding MNSDSNTDNSQIKVIVGMSGGVDSSVSAYLLKQQGYQVEGLFMKNWEEDDDDEYCAAAEDLKDAQLVCDKLGIELHTINFAAEYWDNVFEYFLEEYKAGRTPNPDIMCNKEIKFKAFLEFACEDLGADYIATGHYVQRRQNDNGQYEMLRGLDNNKDQSYFLYTLSHEQVARTLFPVGHIEKPEVRAIAEREGLVTHDKKDSTGICFIGERKFRDFLGRYLPAQPGKIETAEGKEVGEHQGLMYHTLGQRKGLLIGGMADAGDEPWYVVDKDLKRNVLIVGQGKNHPRLFSTGLIASQLHWVDRQAVNIGQSFSCTVKTRYRQADVACTVTRVDEQNYRVMFDQPQSSVTPGQSVVFYQNEVCLGGGIIDTLIRE